A region from the Achromobacter seleniivolatilans genome encodes:
- a CDS encoding rhodanese-like domain-containing protein, which yields MSYDTTEAAVSERVLPATLEQARARALEQHLPYSGGVSPDDAWTLAQNGAAVLVDVRSAEERKFVGHIPGTVHVPWATGTSLTRNPRFVRELEAKVASAGGKDAVVLLLCRSGKRSALAAEAAAKAGFSSVFNVFEGFEGEIDANQHRGLNDGWRHRGLPWVQD from the coding sequence ATGAGCTACGACACCACCGAAGCCGCCGTATCTGAACGGGTCTTGCCCGCAACCCTGGAACAAGCACGCGCCCGGGCGCTGGAACAGCATCTGCCGTATTCAGGCGGCGTCTCGCCGGACGACGCCTGGACGCTTGCCCAAAACGGCGCAGCCGTATTGGTGGACGTGCGCTCGGCCGAAGAACGCAAGTTTGTCGGCCACATTCCCGGTACGGTGCATGTGCCGTGGGCGACCGGAACCAGCCTGACGCGCAATCCGCGCTTTGTGCGCGAACTGGAAGCCAAAGTCGCGAGCGCTGGCGGTAAAGACGCAGTCGTTCTGCTGCTGTGCCGCAGCGGCAAGCGTTCCGCCCTGGCAGCCGAAGCGGCAGCCAAGGCCGGCTTCTCGTCTGTCTTCAACGTCTTTGAGGGATTTGAAGGCGAGATCGACGCCAATCAACACCGTGGATTGAACGACGGTTGGCGCCACCGTGGTTTGCCCTGGGTTCAGGACTGA
- a CDS encoding ABC transporter substrate-binding protein, whose protein sequence is MNILQLIKRAAALTLLAGTVAASPAQAEKIRVGYWPSGLTLGYGAVLEAGSFFKDQGLEVEYVHFSDVNGPTRAIAANAIDLAFGSPAAGAFALATDGVPVKIILATQPSNVSFVVLEDSPIKSLADLKGKKIGMSPAGSSTATIANAVLAGNHGIKENEFTLVPGNEPRLVQFLAQKEVDAAALRNVTTAQLKDLKVRTLSTFGEQWKTLTKGDSVPYNAVGVVRAEYLQKNPDAVVRAIVALRQALEYGKSNPAQVVSAVQKAANLPQADAQVFADLWDENYRVSLNAADLETLKREFQIFKDNGTLKGDLPAGALDAGPYEQSLARK, encoded by the coding sequence ATGAACATCCTGCAACTTATCAAACGCGCCGCGGCGCTGACGCTGCTTGCTGGCACGGTGGCGGCGTCGCCCGCACAGGCCGAGAAGATCCGCGTTGGTTACTGGCCCAGCGGTCTGACACTGGGTTACGGCGCTGTCCTTGAGGCCGGCAGTTTCTTCAAGGATCAAGGACTGGAGGTGGAGTACGTACATTTTTCGGACGTCAATGGACCTACCCGCGCCATCGCGGCCAACGCGATTGATCTGGCGTTCGGTTCACCCGCCGCGGGCGCTTTCGCCCTGGCCACCGACGGCGTGCCCGTCAAGATCATTCTGGCGACTCAGCCATCGAACGTGTCGTTCGTAGTACTGGAAGACTCGCCGATCAAATCGCTTGCCGACCTGAAGGGCAAGAAGATCGGCATGTCGCCAGCGGGCAGCTCCACTGCCACCATCGCCAATGCGGTGCTTGCGGGCAACCATGGCATCAAAGAGAACGAGTTCACGCTGGTCCCCGGCAACGAGCCGCGGCTGGTGCAGTTCCTGGCGCAAAAAGAAGTGGATGCCGCCGCGCTGCGCAACGTGACCACAGCGCAATTGAAAGATCTGAAAGTTCGCACCTTGTCGACGTTCGGCGAACAGTGGAAGACGCTGACCAAGGGCGATAGCGTGCCGTACAACGCGGTCGGCGTAGTGCGGGCGGAGTACCTGCAAAAGAATCCTGATGCGGTGGTGCGAGCGATCGTGGCCTTGCGCCAAGCGCTGGAGTACGGCAAGTCCAATCCCGCCCAAGTAGTCAGCGCGGTGCAAAAGGCGGCCAATCTGCCGCAGGCGGATGCACAGGTGTTTGCAGACTTGTGGGATGAGAACTACCGCGTGTCGCTCAACGCCGCCGACCTGGAAACGCTCAAGCGCGAATTCCAGATTTTCAAAGACAACGGCACGCTGAAGGGTGATTTGCCTGCGGGCGCGCTGGACGCCGGCCCGTACGAACAATCCCTGGCCCGCAAGTAA
- a CDS encoding helix-turn-helix domain-containing protein, which yields MSQDVVKVFGRTVRALRETQGWSQEQLAERSDLDRSYVGEIERARVVASIVTVHKLATALQLDAASLLAQCGRFNPE from the coding sequence ATGAGCCAAGACGTCGTGAAGGTGTTTGGCCGCACCGTGCGAGCGCTGCGCGAAACCCAGGGCTGGTCACAGGAACAATTGGCGGAGCGTTCCGATCTGGACCGTTCCTATGTGGGCGAGATCGAGCGCGCGCGCGTCGTTGCGTCAATCGTGACCGTACACAAGCTCGCCACTGCGCTGCAATTGGATGCGGCAAGCCTGTTGGCGCAATGCGGAAGATTCAACCCCGAATGA
- a CDS encoding class I SAM-dependent DNA methyltransferase, which produces MDSVDGHFERLYQSGVDPWRVRDAWYEQRKRELILAALCRQRYAHAFEAGCGEGDMTLRLAQRCTQVCAVDGSPTAVQRCRIRVTAQQEKGVEVLALRLPSQWPDARQSFDLAIVSEIAYYFNDADLAGFLRRLWHCLQPGAEVVACHFRPAFSDRRQHTDAIHEAIAQMPGMTLLVHHLETEFRLDIWRKQPPQQGHDDDRNLHSCP; this is translated from the coding sequence ATGGATTCTGTAGACGGACATTTCGAGCGCTTGTATCAAAGCGGCGTAGACCCGTGGCGCGTGCGCGACGCTTGGTACGAGCAGCGCAAGCGCGAACTGATTCTGGCTGCGTTATGCAGGCAGCGCTACGCCCACGCCTTCGAAGCGGGTTGCGGCGAAGGCGATATGACCCTGCGGCTGGCACAGCGATGCACACAGGTCTGCGCAGTTGACGGATCACCGACCGCCGTACAGCGATGCCGTATCCGAGTCACAGCGCAACAAGAGAAAGGCGTCGAGGTGCTAGCTCTGCGACTGCCCAGCCAATGGCCGGACGCCCGGCAGAGTTTTGATCTGGCGATTGTCTCCGAGATTGCTTACTACTTTAACGACGCCGACCTGGCCGGATTTCTCAGGCGTCTTTGGCATTGCCTGCAACCAGGCGCAGAGGTGGTCGCCTGCCATTTTCGCCCCGCGTTTTCTGACCGCCGTCAGCACACCGACGCCATACACGAAGCGATTGCCCAAATGCCCGGCATGACTTTACTCGTCCATCACCTGGAAACGGAGTTCAGGCTGGATATCTGGCGCAAACAGCCGCCGCAGCAAGGACACGACGATGATCGGAATTTGCATTCCTGCCCATGA
- the epsC gene encoding serine O-acetyltransferase EpsC gives MAVFDLDGVVRALEGIRAEWRTSQQRTREPGEREFPSREALADIFDKFKRALFPMRLGPVDMRHESENFYVGYTLDAALRSLLEQARLELRRYAPDDASVDERAALVVRSFAAALPDVRRLLDSDVLAAYQGDPAARSVDEVLLCYPGIHALIHHRLAHQLYLLELPLLARIAAEIAHGETGIDIHPGAQIGPGCFIDHGTGVVIGETARIGRRVRIYQAVTLGAKRFVTDADGNLEKGVARHPIVEDDVVIYAGATILGRVTLGRGAVIGGNVWITEDVAAGAAVTQAGPRSTQRQREQPVAEQEPAG, from the coding sequence ATGGCGGTATTCGATCTGGATGGCGTGGTGCGGGCGCTGGAAGGCATCCGGGCCGAATGGAGAACTTCCCAACAACGCACCCGCGAACCGGGTGAGCGCGAGTTTCCCTCCCGCGAAGCGTTGGCCGATATCTTCGATAAGTTCAAGCGCGCGCTTTTTCCCATGCGGCTGGGCCCCGTGGACATGCGCCACGAGAGCGAAAACTTCTACGTGGGTTACACGCTGGATGCCGCCTTGCGGAGCCTGCTGGAACAAGCGCGTCTGGAACTGCGGCGCTATGCGCCGGATGATGCCAGCGTGGATGAACGGGCGGCGCTGGTCGTGCGCAGCTTCGCGGCCGCCTTGCCTGACGTGCGGCGTCTGCTGGATAGTGATGTGCTGGCGGCGTATCAGGGCGATCCGGCCGCGCGCAGCGTGGACGAAGTGCTGCTCTGCTATCCCGGCATACACGCGCTGATCCATCACCGGCTGGCCCATCAGCTCTATTTGCTGGAACTTCCGCTGCTGGCGCGCATTGCGGCCGAAATCGCGCATGGCGAAACGGGCATCGACATCCACCCCGGCGCGCAGATCGGCCCGGGCTGTTTCATTGATCACGGCACGGGCGTCGTCATTGGCGAAACCGCGCGTATCGGGCGGCGCGTGCGTATTTACCAAGCCGTGACACTAGGCGCAAAACGCTTTGTCACGGATGCGGATGGCAATCTGGAAAAAGGCGTGGCCCGCCATCCCATCGTGGAAGACGATGTCGTCATCTATGCCGGGGCCACCATCCTGGGCCGCGTGACGCTGGGACGGGGCGCCGTCATTGGCGGCAATGTCTGGATCACTGAAGACGTCGCCGCGGGCGCCGCCGTGACCCAAGCCGGCCCCCGCAGCACACAACGCCAGCGAGAACAGCCGGTGGCCGAGCAGGAGCCTGCTGGATGA
- a CDS encoding family 2A encapsulin nanocompartment cargo protein cysteine desulfurase — MSLADSSVPIAALGGLPGAPEAPIDPGELSRLANAFFSALPGQGVASNVPAAVPPGVQAPLNVAPPGSPLVSPAGLGPSVPGTPIPQGYAPGANLVPASPAQLPSLAHRAPALLPHAQAGNGLPDNVVTAVPAYEPRFGSGATGIAPVVAPSDGSARAAAPYYFLDASHGQPLAGSADSPNVLGATRVSDQLAGYSLPASAPAAASPQPASNPAPAGDPRYYFVDAVVLPSGYVTPAHPNARTAPHAGSDARPPFDVHAVRRDFPVLQERVNGRQLVWFDNAATTHKPQSVIDRIAYFYAHENSNIHRAAHELAARATDAYEGARERVRRFINAPDVNEVIFVRGTTEAINLVAKSWGAQHVGEGDEIIVSNLEHHANIVPWQQLAAAKGARLRVIPVDDSGQILLDEYQKLLNDRTRIVSVTQVSNALGTVTPIKQIVDLAHRAGARVLVDGAQSVSHMRVDVQDLGADFFVFSGHKIFGPTGIGAVWAKREVLEDMPPWQGGGNMIADVTFEKTVFQPIPNKFEAGTGNIADAVGLGAALDYVTRLGIENIGRYEHELLVYGMRGLGAIKGVRLIGTAAEKASVMSFVLAGYSTEEVGQALNDEGIAVRTGHHCAQPILRRFGVETTVRPSLAFYNTYDEIDRLLQVVQRLSSARRNG; from the coding sequence ATGAGTCTTGCAGATTCCTCTGTGCCGATTGCCGCCTTGGGCGGCTTGCCGGGCGCGCCGGAAGCGCCCATCGATCCGGGTGAGCTTTCCCGCCTGGCCAACGCCTTCTTCTCGGCGCTGCCAGGGCAGGGCGTGGCGAGTAATGTGCCGGCGGCCGTGCCCCCTGGGGTGCAGGCGCCCTTGAATGTCGCGCCGCCCGGTTCGCCGCTGGTCAGCCCTGCGGGCTTGGGCCCTAGCGTGCCGGGGACCCCGATTCCGCAAGGCTATGCGCCGGGAGCCAACCTGGTGCCCGCGTCGCCCGCGCAATTGCCATCACTGGCGCATCGCGCCCCAGCGTTGTTGCCGCACGCGCAGGCCGGTAACGGCTTGCCGGACAATGTCGTGACGGCGGTGCCTGCATACGAACCGCGCTTTGGATCGGGTGCTACGGGCATTGCGCCCGTGGTTGCCCCGTCTGATGGTTCGGCCCGCGCGGCTGCGCCGTACTATTTCCTGGATGCGTCGCACGGCCAACCATTGGCAGGCAGTGCAGACAGCCCCAATGTACTGGGGGCAACGCGCGTCAGTGATCAGTTGGCGGGGTATTCGTTGCCTGCTTCGGCTCCCGCTGCCGCATCGCCCCAGCCCGCTTCCAATCCAGCGCCTGCCGGCGACCCGCGATACTACTTCGTGGACGCCGTGGTGCTGCCCAGCGGCTATGTGACGCCAGCGCATCCCAATGCGCGCACGGCGCCGCATGCAGGTTCGGATGCGCGTCCGCCATTTGATGTGCACGCGGTGCGGCGCGACTTTCCCGTATTGCAGGAACGTGTCAACGGCCGCCAGCTGGTGTGGTTCGACAACGCCGCAACCACGCACAAGCCGCAAAGCGTCATCGATCGCATTGCGTATTTTTACGCTCACGAAAACTCCAACATTCACCGCGCAGCGCACGAACTGGCTGCCCGCGCCACGGACGCCTACGAAGGCGCGCGTGAACGGGTCAGACGCTTTATCAATGCGCCGGACGTGAACGAAGTGATTTTCGTGCGCGGCACCACCGAAGCGATCAATCTGGTCGCCAAAAGCTGGGGCGCGCAACACGTGGGTGAGGGCGATGAGATCATCGTGTCGAACCTGGAACACCACGCCAACATCGTGCCCTGGCAGCAATTGGCCGCCGCCAAAGGCGCACGCCTGCGCGTGATTCCCGTCGACGACAGCGGCCAGATTCTGCTGGATGAATACCAGAAGCTGCTCAATGACCGCACGCGTATCGTGTCGGTGACGCAGGTCTCGAATGCGTTGGGCACGGTAACGCCTATCAAGCAGATCGTTGACCTGGCGCACCGGGCGGGCGCCCGCGTGCTGGTCGATGGCGCCCAGTCGGTATCGCATATGCGGGTGGATGTGCAAGACCTGGGCGCTGATTTCTTCGTGTTCTCGGGCCACAAGATCTTCGGACCCACTGGGATTGGCGCAGTCTGGGCCAAGCGCGAGGTGCTGGAAGACATGCCGCCGTGGCAAGGCGGGGGCAACATGATTGCCGATGTGACTTTCGAGAAAACGGTATTCCAGCCCATACCCAATAAGTTCGAAGCCGGTACTGGCAATATCGCCGATGCCGTCGGATTGGGTGCGGCGCTGGACTACGTGACGCGATTGGGCATTGAAAACATCGGCCGCTACGAGCACGAGCTGCTGGTCTACGGCATGCGCGGATTGGGCGCTATCAAGGGCGTGCGGCTGATCGGAACGGCGGCAGAGAAAGCCAGCGTCATGTCGTTTGTGCTGGCCGGCTACAGCACGGAAGAGGTGGGTCAGGCGTTAAACGATGAAGGCATCGCTGTGCGCACGGGCCACCATTGCGCGCAACCCATCTTGCGCCGCTTTGGCGTGGAAACCACGGTGCGGCCGTCGCTGGCGTTCTACAACACCTACGACGAGATCGATCGCTTGCTGCAAGTGGTGCAACGCTTGTCTTCTGCCCGCCGCAACGGCTAA
- a CDS encoding class II aldolase/adducin family protein has protein sequence MAQILKPAVEPPLDSARAQMRADLAACHRLAALYGMTDLIYTHISARLPGADDQFLINPFGLLFEEIRADNLVTVGPDGELLDDPSGLGINRAGFVIHSAVHQARPDAVCVMHTHTLAGVAVSSLRDGLLPYTQHAARFHNRIGYHAYEGVAVDLDERNRLVRDLGPHKALMLRNHGLLTCGATVGEAFELMFFLEFACRAQLQIQATGQAVAVPALDAIERAAATFDRAASRSGPRLWQALLRRLDHIDPSYHSMPRGL, from the coding sequence GTGGCGCAGATACTCAAGCCCGCAGTTGAGCCCCCACTTGATTCCGCCCGGGCTCAAATGCGCGCTGATCTGGCGGCCTGCCATCGGCTGGCTGCCCTGTATGGCATGACGGACCTGATCTACACGCACATTTCGGCGCGTCTGCCGGGCGCGGACGATCAATTCCTGATCAACCCGTTCGGCCTGCTGTTTGAAGAGATTCGGGCGGACAACCTCGTCACAGTCGGGCCAGATGGCGAATTACTGGACGACCCGAGCGGGCTGGGCATCAACCGGGCGGGCTTTGTGATTCATTCGGCCGTGCATCAGGCGCGGCCGGACGCGGTGTGCGTCATGCATACCCATACGCTGGCTGGCGTGGCGGTGTCCTCCTTGCGCGACGGCTTATTGCCGTACACGCAACATGCGGCCCGCTTTCATAACCGGATTGGCTACCACGCCTATGAAGGGGTGGCCGTGGATCTGGATGAGCGCAACCGTCTGGTGCGCGATCTGGGGCCGCACAAGGCGTTGATGCTGCGCAACCACGGGCTGCTGACCTGCGGGGCGACCGTGGGCGAGGCGTTTGAATTGATGTTCTTTCTGGAATTCGCCTGCCGGGCGCAGTTGCAGATACAGGCAACGGGCCAAGCCGTCGCCGTGCCTGCGCTCGACGCCATCGAACGGGCGGCGGCAACCTTTGACCGCGCTGCGAGCCGCAGCGGACCGCGCCTGTGGCAAGCCTTGCTGCGCAGGTTGGACCACATTGACCCTTCTTATCACTCAATGCCGCGCGGTCTATGA
- a CDS encoding methyl-accepting chemotaxis protein, producing the protein MPRLFSNLSLKSRLVLGFSLVLLMMCLLTAMGITRVNAISNSLTTIGDLNSVKQRYAINFRGSVHDRAISLRDVVLAPQGQTSTFIQEISQLAAAYAESAVLLDKMFDNDSNVSTEERRILASIKDIEAHTLPLIDRVIELRNSGRHEAAVNLMLEQARPAFIEWLARINQFIDLQERMNQAESSSAREAAAGFQTFMIAITLLSAVLGVLIVSLTIRSIRRALGAEPYELSAIASGIAGGNLLVNIDTKAAQAGGVISSIAHMRDSLASIVSDVRKGTESIVNNAAALVEGNRDLSARTEDQAASLLQTTSYMDELTSIVDTNRQNVVHATHLVESASEVAVRGGEVMAEVVATMRKIDASSQQVSEIIGVIDSIAFQTNILALNAAVEAARAGAQGRGFAVVAAEVRSLAQSSAAAAKEIKILIGAAVENTQAGHTLADHAGTTMQEVVESVKTVSSIMREISVASNEQSTRIAGVNEVIRGLDRNTRENAALADDATSLAVAASEQASHLRTLVGLFNTSDISHAVRPTASYVEHYPGVVQHERLMR; encoded by the coding sequence ATGCCTCGCCTCTTTTCCAACTTGTCTTTGAAATCTCGTCTGGTCTTGGGATTCTCACTTGTACTGCTGATGATGTGCCTTTTGACCGCAATGGGAATCACCCGCGTCAATGCCATATCGAATTCGCTGACCACGATCGGCGATCTGAACAGTGTCAAGCAGCGCTATGCGATCAATTTCCGTGGCAGCGTCCATGACCGGGCGATCAGCCTGCGCGACGTGGTCTTGGCCCCGCAAGGACAAACCAGCACGTTCATCCAGGAAATTTCACAGTTGGCCGCTGCCTATGCGGAATCCGCCGTGCTGCTGGACAAGATGTTCGACAACGACAGCAATGTCTCAACTGAGGAAAGAAGAATCCTGGCCAGTATCAAGGACATCGAAGCGCACACGTTGCCGCTGATCGATCGGGTAATTGAGCTACGCAATTCAGGACGGCATGAAGCTGCCGTGAATCTCATGCTGGAGCAAGCGCGCCCCGCGTTCATTGAATGGCTGGCTCGCATCAACCAGTTCATTGATCTGCAAGAGCGTATGAATCAGGCGGAGTCTTCCAGCGCGCGTGAAGCCGCGGCGGGCTTTCAGACGTTCATGATCGCGATCACTTTGCTTAGCGCCGTTTTGGGAGTCTTGATTGTTAGCCTGACCATTCGTTCTATCCGGCGCGCTCTGGGTGCTGAACCCTATGAACTCAGCGCGATTGCATCGGGTATTGCAGGCGGCAATCTTCTGGTCAATATCGACACGAAAGCCGCACAGGCCGGAGGCGTCATCAGTTCTATCGCCCATATGCGAGACAGTCTCGCAAGCATTGTGTCTGATGTGCGTAAAGGCACGGAATCGATTGTCAATAATGCAGCCGCCCTGGTGGAGGGCAACCGGGATCTCAGCGCCAGAACAGAAGATCAAGCAGCATCCCTGCTACAGACCACGTCCTACATGGATGAGCTGACATCCATCGTGGACACGAACCGCCAGAACGTTGTACATGCCACGCATTTGGTTGAGTCGGCCTCCGAAGTTGCCGTGCGGGGCGGCGAGGTCATGGCAGAAGTCGTCGCCACGATGCGTAAGATCGACGCATCTTCCCAGCAGGTATCCGAAATTATCGGCGTGATAGACAGCATTGCTTTCCAGACCAACATTCTGGCACTGAACGCTGCCGTAGAAGCCGCCCGAGCAGGCGCCCAAGGACGCGGCTTTGCCGTTGTGGCGGCGGAAGTGCGTTCGTTGGCGCAGAGTTCAGCGGCAGCGGCCAAAGAAATCAAGATTCTTATCGGCGCGGCGGTGGAGAATACGCAAGCCGGACATACTTTGGCGGATCACGCTGGCACGACCATGCAGGAAGTCGTTGAAAGTGTGAAAACGGTGTCGAGCATCATGCGCGAAATCTCGGTGGCCAGTAACGAACAAAGCACTCGCATTGCCGGAGTGAATGAGGTCATCCGCGGCCTGGACCGGAACACGCGGGAAAATGCCGCACTTGCGGATGACGCCACCAGCCTGGCAGTTGCGGCAAGCGAACAGGCATCTCATTTGAGAACGCTGGTCGGCTTGTTCAATACGTCGGACATCAGCCATGCCGTTCGGCCAACGGCGTCATATGTTGAACACTATCCTGGCGTTGTCCAACACGAGCGGCTCATGCGATAG
- a CDS encoding glycosyltransferase, producing MIGICIPAHDEERHIAACLKSATAAARHPLLQDEPVQIVVVLDQCRDRTAKLAAAWPVRCLTIRARNVGMARAVGAQHLLTAGARWLAFTDADTRVSPRWLVDQLSLQADVVCGTVGVTGWAAHGSNAKAARRHFALHYQDKDGHRHVHGANLGIAAPAYRRIGGFAALACSEDQAIVDRLQLDGCCIAWSALPRVTTSARPYSRVEGGFASALREFNSKV from the coding sequence ATGATCGGAATTTGCATTCCTGCCCATGATGAAGAGCGCCACATCGCCGCTTGCCTGAAGTCAGCCACCGCTGCGGCGCGCCATCCATTACTACAAGACGAACCCGTCCAGATTGTGGTGGTGCTGGATCAATGCCGCGACCGGACTGCCAAGCTGGCAGCAGCCTGGCCGGTGCGATGCCTGACAATCCGCGCGCGCAACGTCGGGATGGCCCGCGCCGTTGGCGCACAGCATCTGCTGACGGCCGGTGCGCGCTGGCTCGCTTTTACCGATGCCGACACGCGCGTGTCGCCGCGCTGGCTGGTGGATCAGTTGTCGCTGCAGGCCGATGTGGTCTGCGGCACTGTGGGCGTCACGGGCTGGGCCGCACATGGGTCGAACGCCAAAGCAGCCCGGCGCCACTTTGCCTTGCATTATCAGGACAAGGACGGGCACCGCCACGTGCATGGCGCCAACCTGGGTATTGCGGCGCCAGCCTACCGGCGCATTGGCGGCTTTGCCGCCTTGGCGTGCAGCGAAGATCAAGCGATTGTTGACCGTCTGCAACTGGACGGCTGCTGCATCGCCTGGAGCGCCCTGCCCAGGGTCACAACCAGCGCACGCCCCTATTCCCGCGTTGAAGGCGGCTTCGCAAGCGCGCTGCGCGAGTTCAATTCCAAGGTTTAG
- a CDS encoding family 2A encapsulin nanocompartment shell protein gives MSATVGGTVALGDNGARQLANATKTVPQLSTISPRWLTHLLQWVPVEAGIYRLNKVKNPENIKVTCTAREAENQLPRTFVDYEENPREYFLNAVSTVLDVHTRISDLYSSPHDQIKEQLRLTIETIKENQESELINNPDYGLLSQVTEEQRIFPLTGAPTPDDLDELLTKVWKEPAFFLTHPLAIAAFGREATRRGTPPPTVSLFGSQFITWRGIPLIPSDKVPVADGKTKILLLRVGDKRQGVVGLYQPGLPGEQSPGLSVRFMGINNHAIASYLISLYCSLALLADDALAVLDDVEIGKYHDYPDTYK, from the coding sequence ATGAGTGCCACCGTAGGCGGGACCGTCGCACTGGGCGACAACGGCGCAAGGCAGTTAGCCAACGCCACCAAAACCGTTCCGCAACTATCCACCATCAGCCCCCGTTGGCTGACCCATTTGCTGCAATGGGTGCCGGTGGAAGCAGGCATCTACCGCCTGAACAAAGTCAAGAATCCCGAAAACATCAAAGTCACATGCACGGCGCGCGAGGCCGAAAACCAGCTGCCGCGCACCTTCGTCGACTACGAAGAGAATCCGCGCGAGTACTTCCTGAACGCCGTCAGCACCGTGTTGGACGTGCATACCCGCATCTCTGATCTCTACAGCAGCCCGCATGACCAGATCAAGGAACAACTGCGCCTGACGATCGAAACGATCAAGGAAAATCAGGAAAGCGAGCTGATCAACAATCCCGATTACGGTTTGTTGTCGCAGGTGACCGAAGAGCAGCGCATTTTCCCGCTGACCGGTGCGCCCACGCCCGACGATCTGGACGAACTGCTGACCAAGGTTTGGAAGGAACCCGCTTTCTTCCTGACGCATCCGTTGGCCATTGCCGCCTTTGGCCGCGAAGCCACGCGCCGCGGCACGCCGCCGCCTACCGTCAGCCTGTTCGGATCGCAGTTCATCACGTGGCGCGGCATTCCGCTGATTCCTTCGGACAAGGTGCCGGTGGCCGATGGTAAGACCAAGATTCTGCTGCTGCGCGTGGGCGACAAGCGTCAGGGTGTGGTCGGTCTGTATCAGCCCGGTTTGCCCGGCGAGCAAAGCCCGGGTCTGTCCGTGCGGTTCATGGGCATTAACAACCATGCAATCGCTTCCTACCTGATCTCGTTGTATTGCTCGCTGGCTTTGTTGGCCGACGACGCGCTGGCCGTGCTGGATGACGTTGAGATCGGGAAATATCACGACTATCCCGATACCTACAAGTAG
- a CDS encoding acyl-CoA dehydrogenase: MFRTINRATRAAADLLDEQLADMVWPVVPGQSLRALVDAGCDALPMPGSGDTLSRWKTLAKVGAADLGLAKLFEGHTDALAILAELHGAAGPLAGSRWGVWCAEPPQYRVGITCLTDGRVELNGIKAWCSGALDLTHALVSGWDRAGRPCLAALHLDQAGVTMIDPGWHAVGMRTSATVNVRFDRVFGTLVGAPGAYVDRPGFLHGGAGVAACWYGGVTRVAQRLRLAASAPSGLEHVDPFRLAHLGAADTALAQARAVLREAASAIDAAPDDGCALVTARARLAVEAAAEEVLLRAARALGAGPMCQDAAFAQAMADLPVFIRQSHAERDQAAHGALVAALTEPPWIL; encoded by the coding sequence ATGTTCAGAACGATAAATCGCGCCACTCGCGCCGCCGCCGACCTTCTGGATGAACAATTGGCGGACATGGTTTGGCCGGTAGTGCCCGGCCAGAGCTTGCGCGCGCTGGTGGACGCGGGATGCGACGCCTTGCCAATGCCAGGGTCAGGAGACACCTTGTCTCGCTGGAAGACCCTGGCCAAGGTTGGCGCGGCGGATCTGGGGCTGGCCAAGCTGTTCGAGGGTCATACCGATGCGCTGGCTATTCTTGCGGAACTGCATGGCGCCGCTGGCCCGCTGGCTGGCAGCCGCTGGGGGGTGTGGTGTGCCGAGCCGCCTCAGTATCGGGTCGGGATTACATGTTTAACGGATGGCCGAGTGGAACTCAACGGGATAAAGGCCTGGTGCTCTGGCGCGTTGGACCTGACGCATGCGCTTGTCAGCGGGTGGGACCGCGCGGGCCGCCCGTGTCTGGCTGCCCTGCACCTGGATCAGGCTGGCGTCACGATGATCGACCCGGGCTGGCATGCAGTGGGAATGCGAACCAGCGCCACAGTGAATGTGCGGTTTGATCGCGTATTTGGGACGCTGGTCGGAGCGCCAGGCGCCTACGTTGATCGACCGGGATTTCTGCATGGTGGCGCGGGGGTGGCTGCCTGCTGGTACGGTGGCGTCACCCGTGTTGCGCAGCGGCTGCGGCTGGCAGCCAGCGCGCCAAGCGGGCTGGAACATGTGGACCCCTTCCGATTAGCCCATTTGGGGGCCGCTGATACCGCGCTTGCCCAGGCTCGCGCCGTACTGCGCGAAGCTGCATCCGCTATTGATGCCGCGCCGGATGACGGCTGTGCGCTGGTCACCGCTAGAGCCAGGCTGGCCGTTGAAGCCGCGGCAGAGGAAGTGCTGCTGAGAGCAGCGCGCGCATTGGGCGCCGGTCCGATGTGCCAGGACGCCGCATTTGCCCAGGCCATGGCGGACTTACCGGTATTTATCCGGCAGAGCCACGCTGAACGTGATCAAGCGGCCCATGGCGCGCTGGTAGCGGCGCTTACGGAGCCGCCATGGATTCTGTAG